One part of the Bacillus sp. FJAT-27916 genome encodes these proteins:
- a CDS encoding NAD(P)-dependent oxidoreductase: MIKIKQRVGIIGSGFIGKGLVKALNLCQDLEVVKVMTRTRLDRRGDFPYPHLLTNSIEDCIEHSDIIVECTGDVLFGTEMIAKVMEAGLPVVTMNTELQVTTGSYFAGKGFITEAEGDQPGCIAALRENALQMGFEPLVYGNIKGFLNPNPSFEDMLYWSKRNKISLEMVTSFTDGTKVEFEQTLVANAFQTKLLPSGISGIAAEDLLAGANVLAMRAEEFGYPISDYVLSAKAPAGVFVTARHLDGEGQRDALHYMKLGEGPYYTLIMPFHLCHLEVVKTIRRVIERKEILLNNTSAPSYSMGAVAKKDLAAGTPIKRGIGSFEVRGRAVKINDKPNHIPIGLLDLATIIRPVEEGEMLTFADVDIPDSLAYRAWMSTKEQALMPQGI; this comes from the coding sequence ATGATAAAGATCAAACAAAGAGTGGGGATAATCGGGAGCGGTTTTATTGGAAAAGGATTAGTGAAGGCATTAAACCTGTGCCAAGATTTAGAGGTTGTTAAAGTCATGACAAGAACCAGGCTGGATAGGCGGGGCGACTTTCCTTATCCTCATTTATTAACAAATTCCATCGAGGATTGTATTGAACACTCAGATATTATTGTTGAATGCACGGGAGATGTGTTATTCGGAACAGAAATGATTGCAAAGGTAATGGAGGCCGGTCTTCCGGTTGTGACCATGAATACAGAGCTTCAGGTAACGACTGGCTCGTACTTTGCTGGAAAAGGATTTATTACAGAAGCGGAAGGAGACCAGCCTGGGTGCATTGCTGCCTTGCGTGAGAATGCTCTGCAAATGGGGTTTGAACCGCTTGTGTATGGAAATATTAAGGGATTCTTAAATCCTAACCCATCCTTTGAAGATATGCTTTATTGGTCGAAGAGAAATAAGATTAGCCTTGAGATGGTCACCTCCTTTACGGACGGAACAAAAGTCGAATTTGAGCAGACTCTGGTAGCGAATGCCTTTCAAACAAAGCTTCTGCCAAGCGGGATCAGTGGAATAGCTGCTGAGGATTTACTAGCTGGAGCTAATGTATTGGCTATGAGGGCGGAAGAATTCGGTTATCCAATCAGTGATTACGTTCTTTCTGCTAAAGCGCCTGCTGGGGTGTTTGTAACAGCAAGACATCTTGATGGCGAAGGGCAAAGGGATGCTCTTCACTATATGAAGCTTGGGGAAGGACCGTACTATACATTGATTATGCCGTTTCATTTATGCCATCTGGAAGTCGTCAAGACAATCAGGCGAGTAATAGAAAGAAAAGAGATTTTATTGAATAATACAAGCGCCCCTTCTTATAGCATGGGAGCGGTGGCAAAGAAAGACCTTGCTGCAGGAACGCCGATTAAGCGTGGAATTGGAAGCTTTGAAGTTAGAGGGAGAGCAGTGAAGATTAACGATAAGCCTAACCATATCCCGATTGGACTGCTTGATCTGGCTACTATAATCAGACCGGTTGAGGAGGGGGAGATGCTGACATTTGCTGATGTCGATATTCCAGATAGTCTCGCCTATAGAGCATGGATGTCAACGAAGGAGCAAGCGCTTATGCCTCAGGGAATTTAA
- a CDS encoding O-antigen ligase family protein: MNSLLWNNQKRQYVQTAIAAILALAVGAFAALPLAYLPIILIIIAVIFFFPLTVERVFLFIALSIFIDRSFITFQGSYIRIFQILFLALFLKFTIEFLLSKRELYKTPLFILINLWVFSYFFSIGHLISVGDFWESVVGQLFLNLFYFISVQCIYNKGLDFFDKALKYTLVSGIIVTAVGILQWIGFFLGFEFGLSHYEEIGIPRPSSFAHEPDWYGLFAGYTAVWFVVMYLSRNTRLFPPMFILIGMFMSFIGVFISMARASILSLAVAVIAIFIITKNMRAIKLFASSAVILILSAIMLFIVNQGIFMKVYDRFHPSTSLETDQGAADSRFASIQLMLDYIPKHPIVGNGSGGMAELSMRDDIRQEYIYGGELNAGKGNANLFLTVLFDTGIIGLAIFLLILGRITWMILSVYDKSNFIPLGFLAASLFILVDFNFNNGFRMGFVWFHAALITSYFLLIRKEKQTLKSIPRGERS; encoded by the coding sequence GTGAATAGTCTGCTTTGGAATAATCAAAAACGGCAATATGTTCAAACGGCAATCGCAGCTATCTTAGCTTTGGCGGTGGGGGCGTTCGCCGCCCTCCCGCTTGCCTATCTTCCTATCATCTTAATCATTATTGCCGTTATCTTTTTCTTTCCTTTAACTGTAGAAAGAGTCTTTCTTTTTATTGCACTAAGTATCTTTATTGATCGTTCATTTATTACCTTCCAAGGCTCTTATATACGAATCTTTCAAATATTGTTCTTAGCGCTCTTTCTTAAATTTACGATAGAGTTCCTGCTTTCTAAAAGGGAACTATATAAGACTCCCTTATTTATCCTGATTAATCTGTGGGTATTCAGCTACTTCTTCAGTATAGGACATTTGATCAGCGTGGGAGATTTTTGGGAATCAGTCGTTGGTCAGCTATTTTTGAATCTGTTTTATTTCATATCTGTTCAATGTATTTACAATAAAGGTCTTGATTTCTTTGATAAAGCTTTGAAGTACACATTGGTATCCGGAATTATTGTAACAGCTGTCGGGATACTGCAATGGATTGGCTTCTTTTTGGGATTTGAATTCGGGCTGAGTCATTATGAGGAAATCGGCATTCCGCGTCCATCATCCTTTGCCCATGAGCCCGACTGGTATGGCTTATTTGCAGGATATACCGCTGTCTGGTTTGTGGTGATGTATTTAAGCAGGAATACGCGCTTATTTCCGCCGATGTTTATCCTGATTGGCATGTTCATGAGTTTCATAGGTGTGTTCATCAGTATGGCGAGGGCAAGTATTCTTTCCTTGGCGGTCGCCGTAATTGCCATCTTTATCATTACGAAGAATATGAGGGCAATTAAGCTCTTTGCTTCCTCTGCAGTCATTTTGATTTTGTCAGCTATCATGCTTTTTATCGTGAACCAAGGAATCTTTATGAAGGTCTATGACCGCTTTCATCCAAGCACAAGCCTTGAGACAGACCAAGGGGCTGCAGATAGCCGTTTTGCCTCCATCCAGTTAATGCTGGATTATATCCCGAAGCACCCTATTGTCGGCAATGGGAGCGGCGGGATGGCTGAATTGTCCATGAGGGATGATATCAGACAGGAATATATATATGGAGGAGAGCTCAATGCAGGTAAGGGGAATGCAAATTTATTCTTGACGGTCTTGTTTGATACCGGAATAATCGGGCTTGCCATCTTCCTTTTGATTCTTGGAAGAATCACCTGGATGATTCTTTCGGTTTATGATAAATCCAATTTTATTCCTCTCGGATTCTTGGCAGCCAGTCTGTTTATACTCGTAGATTTTAATTTTAATAATGGATTTAGAATGGGATTTGTCTGGTTTCATGCAGCATTAATTACAAGCTACTTCCTTTTGATAAGAAAAGAAAAACAAACTCTAAAGTCTATACCGAGGGGAGAACGGTCATGA
- a CDS encoding right-handed parallel beta-helix repeat-containing protein: MIPIIMQVRLTSLLKDTKFWLAILIFMGLLSVLAIKLKPADEPTVLPSIRKPVEEVLAKTIDLQSEIDQASINGGGIVAVPKGMYVVDEPIILKSNVHLKGAGMGESILRLNLEKSKGSEDDSSILMTEPNAQNIQISDLTFDGEKDKRRAQINDSYSHTLILQFVDTFEISRVEVLRSPSASIMLFNSKNGTVKDSKIVDGGSNGIIGLQKTENVQIIQNEIDHTDHQNGIFISYQEGKSSRNVIIEDNVVKDAGDFGIEVGHLVEDGDEQHVNITVRNNEVIGSRNAGVAFRTVSDGVIENNIIRGYGKTGGYGGDGIFVEGWKNQSANVKVVNNVVEQTYKTGEANAIYVTGMNNTTIENNEITGSRGKGLFIQASVIGEETGDFPEGIRYYNYLTIQGNKISSGRMEGIHLQGYKAEGIVVKSNEINHNLSAGLVIANLDVMSRGLEVKDNLIKDNGLAGIDLYSQEDFTLEGNQLIGNGQKSKDRKNRSAIILFNVGNGLLKQNTYEDSQKVPTQKYYLHIAETTGQVNQQGAVFVGVTPALSDATGDYVE; this comes from the coding sequence ATGATTCCAATAATCATGCAAGTCCGCTTGACTTCTCTTTTGAAGGACACAAAATTTTGGCTGGCAATCTTGATTTTTATGGGACTCCTTTCTGTACTTGCTATTAAATTGAAGCCGGCTGATGAGCCGACAGTTCTGCCTTCTATTCGTAAGCCGGTTGAAGAAGTATTAGCTAAGACCATTGATCTTCAGAGTGAGATTGATCAAGCGAGTATCAATGGCGGCGGCATTGTAGCTGTTCCAAAGGGCATGTATGTGGTAGATGAACCTATTATTTTGAAGTCGAATGTTCATCTGAAGGGTGCAGGGATGGGTGAATCGATCCTTCGTTTAAATTTGGAGAAAAGCAAAGGGAGCGAAGATGATTCATCTATATTAATGACAGAGCCAAATGCTCAGAATATCCAGATTAGTGATCTCACATTTGATGGAGAGAAAGACAAGCGCAGAGCACAAATCAATGATTCATATTCACATACTCTTATTCTTCAATTTGTTGATACATTCGAAATCAGCCGAGTAGAAGTTCTTCGGTCGCCAAGTGCTTCCATCATGCTCTTCAATTCAAAAAATGGCACAGTGAAGGACTCAAAGATTGTAGATGGAGGTTCTAATGGAATTATTGGCTTGCAGAAAACAGAAAATGTTCAAATCATCCAGAATGAAATTGATCATACGGATCATCAAAATGGGATATTCATCAGCTATCAGGAAGGAAAGTCAAGCCGGAATGTCATCATTGAAGATAATGTGGTTAAGGATGCAGGAGATTTTGGCATTGAAGTTGGTCATTTAGTTGAGGATGGCGATGAGCAGCATGTCAATATTACGGTAAGGAATAACGAGGTAATCGGTTCACGGAATGCAGGGGTGGCGTTTCGAACAGTCAGTGATGGGGTGATTGAGAATAATATCATAAGAGGGTATGGAAAGACCGGCGGATACGGTGGAGACGGCATATTTGTGGAAGGATGGAAGAACCAATCTGCCAATGTAAAAGTTGTTAATAATGTCGTCGAGCAAACCTATAAAACTGGAGAGGCAAATGCCATTTATGTCACTGGCATGAATAATACGACCATAGAAAACAATGAAATCACTGGCAGCAGGGGGAAGGGGTTATTTATTCAGGCCTCTGTCATTGGTGAAGAAACAGGCGACTTTCCAGAAGGAATTCGCTATTACAATTATCTAACCATTCAAGGAAATAAGATTTCTAGCGGAAGAATGGAGGGAATCCATCTACAGGGATATAAGGCAGAAGGCATAGTCGTAAAAAGCAATGAAATCAATCATAATCTTTCCGCAGGATTAGTTATTGCTAATTTAGATGTCATGAGCAGAGGTCTCGAGGTTAAAGACAACCTTATTAAGGATAACGGATTGGCTGGAATTGATCTATACAGCCAAGAGGATTTCACCCTTGAAGGGAATCAGCTGATTGGGAATGGACAGAAATCAAAGGATAGGAAAAATCGTTCTGCAATCATTCTGTTCAATGTCGGCAATGGCCTGCTTAAACAAAATACATATGAAGACAGCCAAAAGGTTCCGACACAGAAATATTATTTGCACATTGCTGAAACGACTGGACAGGTAAACCAGCAAGGAGCTGTATTTGTTGGGGTGACACCAGCATTAAGTGATGCAACGGGTGATTATGTTGAGTAA
- a CDS encoding helix-turn-helix domain-containing protein, translating into MFGKRLKELREERGLSLSELAARSGVAKSYLSNIERDKMTNPSLEILTKIAGVLDITPQVLISMNKDVEKDNEQTDLERLALKEGINQAQLKEYSDLIEFIKWRSSKKE; encoded by the coding sequence ATGTTTGGAAAGAGACTAAAGGAGTTGAGAGAGGAGAGGGGGCTCTCTTTGTCAGAATTGGCTGCAAGGTCAGGAGTAGCAAAATCTTATTTAAGCAATATCGAGCGAGATAAGATGACCAACCCGAGTCTTGAAATACTGACGAAAATTGCTGGTGTTCTTGATATTACTCCACAGGTTTTAATATCGATGAATAAGGATGTCGAAAAAGATAATGAACAAACCGATCTTGAAAGGCTCGCTCTTAAGGAGGGAATCAATCAAGCTCAGCTGAAAGAATACAGTGATTTAATAGAATTTATTAAATGGCGATCGAGTAAAAAGGAGTAA
- a CDS encoding CatB-related O-acetyltransferase, with amino-acid sequence MHAFKKSNKSVFIGPYVEVDPATTKVGKNCALNFYTRISNSDVGDYTYFSANCHVMYASIGSFCSIGPGTMIGLGSHPIDFVATSPIFYSTSKVVNNINWVDRDYYEEFAQVKMGDNVWLGANVYVMNGIEIGEGAICAAGSVVTRDVPPYAIVGGVPAKVIKYRFDEQTIEQLLQLGLFKKSEEWLKKHLCGAITPADLLESKIAMEA; translated from the coding sequence GTGCACGCATTTAAGAAAAGTAATAAGTCGGTATTTATTGGACCTTATGTGGAGGTTGATCCAGCGACAACGAAGGTGGGGAAGAATTGTGCCTTGAATTTTTATACGAGAATCTCGAATTCAGATGTGGGTGATTACACGTATTTCTCGGCAAACTGTCATGTTATGTATGCCAGTATAGGTTCGTTTTGTTCTATCGGACCTGGTACCATGATTGGGCTAGGCAGCCATCCTATAGACTTTGTTGCCACTTCTCCTATTTTCTATTCCACTTCTAAGGTTGTTAATAACATCAACTGGGTGGACCGAGACTATTATGAAGAATTCGCGCAAGTGAAAATGGGGGATAATGTTTGGCTGGGAGCCAATGTATACGTTATGAACGGTATTGAAATAGGCGAAGGCGCTATATGTGCAGCTGGTTCCGTCGTTACGAGGGATGTCCCTCCATATGCCATTGTGGGGGGAGTACCGGCAAAAGTAATTAAATACCGTTTCGATGAACAAACCATTGAACAGCTTCTCCAATTGGGACTTTTCAAGAAAAGTGAAGAATGGCTGAAGAAACATTTGTGTGGAGCTATTACTCCTGCAGACCTGCTGGAAAGTAAGATCGCAATGGAGGCATAA
- a CDS encoding glycosyltransferase family 2 protein yields MQPKVCTIIVNYNGTEDTIACLESLSKATYSNHTAVIVDNASKETSSLKNYVEDAGFHFFGLKENGGFAAGNNNGIRYALECIADIDYFLLLNNDTEVDPHFIEPLVEECEKDPQVGACGSHINYYANRDETWFGGGDIKWLTGRVLHKTRERGKGEPSDENFLTGCVFLFPVSMLDKAGFLDEDYFLYYEDAAYSLEIRKAGYRLRYVPQSLVYHKVSATTGYRSPLSNYYGTRNNLLFMSLYAKKPVFLMFLLYFFVKNTVKYIWYIGKGKQFKRVSLAIKKAFYDFATAVSGKREYPFM; encoded by the coding sequence ATGCAGCCAAAGGTCTGTACGATAATCGTCAATTATAACGGAACGGAAGATACAATTGCCTGTCTTGAATCGTTAAGCAAGGCAACCTACTCCAACCATACCGCAGTTATTGTGGATAATGCCTCGAAGGAAACCAGCAGTCTAAAAAACTATGTTGAGGATGCAGGATTTCATTTTTTCGGGCTGAAGGAAAATGGGGGATTTGCTGCCGGCAATAATAATGGCATCCGCTATGCACTTGAGTGTATAGCGGATATTGATTACTTTTTGCTCCTCAATAATGATACAGAGGTTGATCCGCATTTCATTGAGCCATTAGTGGAGGAATGTGAGAAGGATCCCCAAGTAGGAGCTTGCGGGTCCCATATTAATTATTATGCCAATCGGGATGAGACTTGGTTTGGGGGAGGAGATATCAAGTGGCTGACAGGACGAGTCTTGCATAAAACCCGTGAACGAGGCAAGGGGGAGCCGAGTGATGAGAACTTCCTGACAGGATGTGTGTTTTTATTTCCGGTTTCTATGCTGGATAAAGCGGGATTTCTGGATGAGGATTATTTTCTCTACTATGAAGATGCCGCATACAGTCTGGAGATTCGTAAAGCAGGCTATCGTTTAAGATATGTTCCGCAATCACTTGTCTATCATAAGGTTTCAGCGACAACTGGCTATCGGTCGCCGCTCTCAAACTACTATGGTACGAGGAATAATCTGTTGTTTATGTCCCTTTATGCGAAAAAACCAGTATTCCTCATGTTCCTTCTGTATTTTTTCGTGAAGAATACCGTGAAATATATTTGGTATATCGGAAAAGGAAAGCAGTTCAAACGGGTGAGCCTAGCTATCAAAAAAGCATTTTATGATTTTGCGACTGCTGTAAGCGGAAAGCGTGAATACCCATTTATGTGA
- a CDS encoding WecB/TagA/CpsF family glycosyltransferase, giving the protein MPKSQLGNVAMDVVSGAESLASLQKSLINRKKTAVYFLNAHCYNIAQKDEEYRNVINMADLLLNDGVGIKMGARLFGVQLKENLNGTDFIPELLQLAAEKGFTAYLLGAGPGVAGKAAEHLQRAIPGLRIVGYRSGYFSKEENDAVVHEINRLKPDILIVGRGVPIQEKWISDNKESLNATIILGVGAYIDFASGRIPRAPQIIRKLRLEWVYRLLLEPKRMWRRYLVGNFQFFYYVIKNKNLFNRKAEVQGP; this is encoded by the coding sequence ATGCCGAAAAGTCAATTGGGCAATGTAGCCATGGATGTTGTCAGTGGAGCGGAGAGCTTGGCATCTCTGCAGAAAAGCTTGATCAACAGAAAGAAAACGGCTGTCTATTTTCTCAATGCCCATTGCTATAATATCGCGCAAAAGGATGAGGAGTACCGCAATGTAATCAATATGGCTGACCTTTTACTCAATGATGGGGTTGGAATTAAGATGGGCGCCAGATTATTTGGTGTTCAGCTGAAGGAAAATTTAAATGGGACAGATTTCATTCCTGAATTGCTGCAATTAGCAGCAGAAAAGGGCTTTACGGCTTATTTGCTTGGGGCAGGACCTGGAGTGGCTGGCAAAGCGGCTGAGCATTTGCAGAGAGCCATTCCTGGTTTGCGAATTGTCGGCTATCGGAGCGGTTATTTCAGCAAGGAAGAGAATGATGCGGTAGTCCATGAGATCAATCGGTTAAAGCCAGACATCTTAATTGTTGGCAGAGGAGTCCCGATTCAGGAGAAATGGATTTCAGATAATAAAGAATCTCTGAATGCCACTATCATTCTGGGTGTCGGTGCCTACATTGATTTTGCTTCAGGCAGAATCCCGCGCGCACCGCAAATAATCAGGAAACTGAGGCTGGAATGGGTCTATCGCCTGCTGCTAGAGCCTAAGCGGATGTGGAGAAGATACTTAGTTGGCAACTTCCAATTTTTCTATTATGTAATAAAGAACAAGAATTTGTTTAATCGAAAAGCTGAGGTTCAAGGTCCATAA
- a CDS encoding sugar phosphate nucleotidyltransferase, whose protein sequence is MKGVILAGGTGSRLYPLTKVTNKHLLPIGKYPMIYHSVYKLKEAGIEDILIVTGRDHMGDVVDLLGSGYEFGVHFTYKVQDRPGGIAEALGLARDFTGLEKMVVILGDNVFTDTIKGYVESFEKQAIGAKILVKEVENPKRFGVPDIYDGRILTIEEKPAVPKSRYAVTGIYMYDASVYGIIDQIQPSARGELEITDVNNQYIHNGLLTYDVLYGDWTDAGTHSSYAHANIVAQNIDFSKLFVKEATLMK, encoded by the coding sequence ATGAAAGGTGTAATACTTGCAGGAGGCACGGGTTCACGGTTGTATCCATTGACAAAGGTTACGAATAAGCATCTTCTTCCGATTGGAAAATATCCAATGATTTATCATTCGGTTTATAAGCTTAAGGAAGCTGGAATTGAAGATATCCTGATTGTCACGGGCCGAGATCATATGGGGGATGTTGTTGATCTCCTTGGAAGCGGGTATGAATTCGGGGTCCACTTTACGTATAAGGTTCAAGATCGTCCTGGCGGTATAGCGGAGGCCTTAGGGCTCGCCCGTGATTTCACAGGGTTGGAGAAAATGGTTGTTATTCTAGGAGACAATGTATTTACCGATACGATTAAGGGATATGTCGAAAGCTTTGAGAAGCAAGCAATAGGGGCAAAGATTCTCGTTAAAGAGGTAGAGAATCCGAAGCGATTTGGTGTTCCTGACATATATGATGGACGAATTTTGACTATTGAAGAGAAGCCTGCTGTTCCGAAATCACGATATGCGGTTACAGGTATTTATATGTATGATGCTTCTGTTTATGGCATCATTGATCAAATTCAGCCTTCAGCGAGGGGAGAATTGGAAATAACGGATGTCAATAATCAATATATTCACAATGGGTTGCTGACATATGACGTTCTTTACGGCGATTGGACAGATGCTGGTACTCATTCCTCCTATGCACACGCAAATATAGTTGCACAAAATATTGATTTCAGCAAATTGTTTGTAAAAGAGGCAACGTTAATGAAATGA
- a CDS encoding oligosaccharide flippase family protein: MIRESALLSINRFAKSFVQIMVTIIIARLLTITEMGIYQQIFLIAVMIGALLPFEMQTTFSYYYNKTDNDREKSYTIANTFWVLFTLGMVMLACLLMLFNLPFLMKDSTLHHYTLWIGLWSFATIMGSYLENLFVSIKKAKIYSIINLSYYFTYFLIIGFALYTTRELLITIALIALFELLRVTILHLYFHFSHGMSWKGNVPLLKEQLRYTGAVGAVTAIDVLTQSNDKMIIWLFYSVELFAVYSIASKEIPFMSIITVAVITAMLPRLGRLYSIKSQKIEALRLWSESSRMLALIMFPIFWILLFYHQEFITLLYSSAYLSGATIFLIYLLKFPLRFTVFFTPLLISGNQKLVLTNTVITVVCNIVLGFIFMALFGYLGVAAASTLSCFIGIYLQQRDVCKVFEIPQRELLPYKSILTTFFSSGLLAGGVYAAFSFFPGHQILHFIIGGIVTMLLCGGLAIARKEISYTVLFNKPLALKARR; encoded by the coding sequence ATGATTAGAGAATCTGCCTTGTTATCTATTAACCGCTTCGCCAAATCATTCGTTCAAATCATGGTAACAATCATTATCGCTAGATTGCTCACGATAACAGAGATGGGAATCTATCAGCAGATTTTTTTGATTGCTGTCATGATAGGCGCGCTGCTCCCTTTTGAGATGCAGACGACCTTTAGTTATTACTATAACAAAACAGATAATGATCGTGAGAAATCGTATACCATTGCCAACACATTTTGGGTGTTGTTTACATTAGGTATGGTGATGCTTGCCTGCTTGCTGATGTTGTTTAATCTTCCTTTTCTTATGAAAGACAGTACGCTTCACCACTATACCTTATGGATTGGTTTATGGAGCTTTGCTACTATAATGGGCAGCTATCTGGAAAACTTATTCGTCTCCATTAAGAAAGCGAAAATATACAGCATCATCAACTTGTCCTATTATTTCACTTATTTTTTGATTATAGGCTTTGCTCTATACACAACAAGGGAATTATTGATCACTATTGCGTTGATTGCGCTCTTTGAATTATTGCGTGTGACGATTTTGCATCTTTACTTTCATTTCAGTCACGGAATGTCATGGAAGGGAAATGTTCCATTATTAAAGGAGCAGCTTCGTTATACAGGAGCAGTGGGGGCCGTTACAGCTATAGATGTTTTAACGCAATCAAACGATAAGATGATTATTTGGCTTTTCTATTCAGTTGAGTTGTTTGCGGTTTACTCCATTGCATCAAAAGAAATCCCATTCATGTCCATCATCACCGTTGCGGTCATTACAGCAATGCTGCCTAGGCTTGGGCGTCTATACAGCATCAAGAGTCAAAAGATTGAGGCACTGCGTTTATGGTCAGAATCAAGCCGTATGCTTGCGCTGATTATGTTCCCGATTTTTTGGATTTTGCTCTTCTACCATCAAGAATTCATTACCCTATTATACTCATCTGCTTACCTAAGTGGAGCAACCATTTTTCTCATATATTTATTGAAATTTCCTCTTCGATTCACCGTCTTCTTTACACCATTGCTTATATCAGGCAACCAGAAGCTTGTGCTCACCAATACAGTTATAACAGTTGTCTGCAATATCGTTCTTGGATTCATATTCATGGCCTTATTCGGATATTTGGGTGTGGCCGCAGCATCAACCCTTTCTTGCTTCATTGGAATTTATCTACAACAAAGAGATGTCTGTAAGGTCTTTGAGATTCCGCAAAGAGAGCTTCTCCCATATAAATCAATCCTGACGACCTTTTTCTCATCCGGCCTGCTTGCTGGAGGAGTTTATGCGGCTTTCTCATTCTTCCCTGGGCATCAGATTCTGCATTTTATCATAGGCGGAATCGTCACAATGCTTTTATGCGGAGGACTTGCGATAGCGAGAAAGGAGATTTCGTATACTGTCTTATTTAATAAACCACTGGCATTGAAGGCAAGAAGATAA
- a CDS encoding sugar transferase: MYVLNSPKAGTTQEAYVGTIELYDNKYYLLSKRYMDIVLSIIGLLLLIPVFVIVAALIKLEDPEAPVFFKQVRVGKDGKTFNMYKFRSMIHHAESLIDSLLDQNESSGALFKMKEDPRVTKIGRFIRKTSIDELPQLWNVLKGEMSLVGPRPPLPREVETYTEYHKQRLSVVPGCTGLWQVSGRSSVGFEKMVELDLHYIQNRHFFYDVKLICKTIIIIFYPNNAY, encoded by the coding sequence GTGTATGTATTGAATTCTCCAAAGGCAGGGACTACACAGGAAGCTTACGTTGGAACAATTGAGCTGTACGATAACAAATATTATCTATTATCGAAGAGATATATGGATATCGTCCTCTCGATTATAGGTCTTCTTCTGTTGATACCTGTGTTTGTTATTGTAGCTGCATTAATTAAGCTAGAAGACCCTGAGGCACCGGTATTTTTTAAGCAAGTCCGTGTTGGGAAAGACGGTAAGACGTTCAATATGTATAAATTCCGTTCTATGATTCATCATGCTGAAAGCTTAATTGATTCTCTGCTGGATCAAAATGAATCCAGCGGCGCACTCTTTAAGATGAAGGAGGATCCGAGAGTCACAAAGATTGGTCGGTTCATTCGCAAAACGAGTATCGATGAATTACCGCAGCTATGGAATGTTCTTAAAGGAGAGATGAGTTTGGTGGGCCCGCGTCCGCCATTGCCTAGAGAGGTTGAAACCTACACCGAATATCATAAACAGCGCCTATCGGTCGTTCCGGGATGCACAGGTTTATGGCAGGTGTCAGGTAGAAGCAGCGTCGGATTTGAGAAGATGGTCGAGCTTGATTTGCATTACATTCAAAACCGTCATTTCTTCTATGATGTGAAGCTCATATGTAAGACGATTATCATTATTTTCTATCCTAATAATGCTTATTAA